Proteins from a genomic interval of Nocardia sp. BMG51109:
- a CDS encoding 3-deoxy-7-phosphoheptulonate synthase, which translates to MTHRVSLSENTSGGGVDDVTEVVAPDDVIAQQPDWPDAEALGRVREELAGLPGLVRAAETQQLRSLLAEVAMGRIQVIQAGDCAEDPDHCTPAHVERKAALLDVLAAVMKLGGNRPVLRVGRIAGQFAKPRSRPTEWHDGVELPVFRGHMVNSPEPDPQLRQPDPSRILLGYRAAGVAMDTLGRRNAVHRLAMEAPVWTSHEALLLDYELPMLRRTEEGDLLLSSTHWPWIGERTRQDGSAHVSLLSRVVNPVACKIGPKTTVPELLRLCERLDTQREPGRLTLIARMSAGLVSDRLPPLVAAVAEHGYPVIWLCDPLHGNTEVGATGTKIRFVRTAVDEAQRFQAAVRLGGGTAGGLHLEATPEQVRECVFDESEIGGVCGEPMCDPRLNTEQAVAVAEAWRSGETWHPTISFRSRYGNA; encoded by the coding sequence ATGACGCACAGGGTCTCCCTCTCCGAAAATACTTCCGGCGGTGGGGTTGACGATGTCACCGAGGTCGTCGCGCCGGACGATGTGATCGCCCAGCAACCGGACTGGCCCGACGCCGAGGCGCTGGGGCGGGTCCGGGAAGAGTTGGCCGGACTGCCGGGGCTGGTGCGCGCCGCGGAGACCCAGCAGCTGCGGTCGCTGCTGGCCGAGGTCGCGATGGGGCGAATCCAGGTGATCCAGGCCGGTGACTGTGCCGAGGATCCGGACCATTGCACCCCGGCACACGTCGAGCGCAAGGCGGCACTGCTGGATGTGCTTGCGGCGGTGATGAAGCTCGGTGGCAACAGGCCCGTCCTGCGGGTGGGACGGATCGCGGGCCAGTTCGCCAAGCCCCGATCCCGGCCGACCGAATGGCACGACGGTGTGGAGCTGCCGGTCTTTCGTGGGCACATGGTCAACAGTCCCGAGCCGGATCCCCAACTGCGGCAACCGGATCCGAGCCGGATACTGCTCGGCTACCGGGCGGCGGGCGTGGCGATGGATACCCTCGGGCGCCGCAATGCCGTGCACCGCCTCGCCATGGAGGCACCGGTGTGGACGAGCCACGAGGCGTTGTTGCTCGACTACGAACTGCCGATGCTGCGCCGCACCGAGGAGGGCGATCTGCTGTTGTCGTCCACTCACTGGCCGTGGATCGGCGAGCGAACCCGCCAGGACGGCTCGGCCCACGTGTCGCTGCTGAGCAGGGTGGTCAACCCGGTCGCGTGCAAGATCGGGCCGAAAACCACGGTGCCCGAACTGCTTCGGCTGTGCGAGCGGTTGGATACGCAGCGCGAGCCGGGCAGGCTGACGCTCATCGCCCGGATGAGCGCCGGGCTCGTCTCCGACCGGCTGCCCCCGCTGGTTGCCGCGGTGGCCGAGCACGGGTACCCGGTGATCTGGCTGTGCGATCCGCTGCACGGCAACACCGAGGTCGGCGCGACCGGCACGAAGATCCGGTTCGTGCGGACCGCGGTCGACGAGGCACAGCGGTTTCAGGCCGCGGTCCGGCTGGGCGGTGGCACGGCCGGGGGACTGCATCTGGAAGCCACACCGGAGCAGGTGCGGGAGTGCGTATTCGACGAATCCGAGATCGGCGGCGTATGCGGCGAACCGATGTGCGATCCGCGGCTCAACACCGAACAGGCCGTCGCGGTCGCCGAGGCGTGGCGATCCGGCGAGACGTGGCACCCGACGATTTCGTTCAGGAGCAGATATGGAAACGCGTGA
- a CDS encoding FAD-dependent monooxygenase: MATVLVVGGGIGGLATALSVASAGFDVTVWERSDVFAELGAGIQLAPNAFHALDRLGVGTAVRDRAVLVDELRLMDAVTGEPIVRFPLTGAYRERFGNPYSVVHRGDLYQPLLDASRDHDAIELCGGRRATGYEEDDDGVTVFDEHGHSRRGDLLIGADGIRSTIRRALLDDGDPRVTGHTIYRSLVPMDAVPRTLRSEAVTLWAGPGWHLVHYAIAGGSMLNVAAIRDDRAANVIVGQPVPDAEVVKEFAGLTGVPRRILDLGREWRRWVLCDRNPVADWAHGRVALLGDAAHPMLNYAAQGAAMALEDAVVLGRLLTPGGNHVERLRAYNGARRERAARAQLIARAMGGLLYHPAGAAARSRNERLRAMSADELHDRVAWLHGVREFDALGAPIVPEAALSASGPGRSD; this comes from the coding sequence ATGGCAACGGTTCTCGTCGTCGGTGGGGGCATCGGCGGACTGGCCACCGCGCTCAGCGTCGCGTCCGCGGGTTTCGATGTCACCGTGTGGGAACGTAGCGATGTCTTCGCCGAGCTCGGTGCCGGAATCCAACTTGCTCCCAATGCTTTTCATGCGCTCGACCGGCTCGGCGTCGGCACGGCCGTGCGCGACCGAGCGGTGCTCGTCGACGAGCTGCGACTGATGGACGCCGTTACCGGCGAACCGATCGTGCGGTTCCCGCTGACCGGCGCGTACCGCGAGCGGTTCGGCAACCCCTATTCGGTGGTGCACCGCGGCGACCTCTACCAGCCGCTGCTCGACGCCTCCCGGGACCACGATGCCATCGAGCTGTGCGGTGGCAGGCGGGCGACCGGATACGAGGAGGACGACGACGGCGTCACCGTCTTCGACGAGCACGGGCACAGCCGCCGCGGCGACCTCCTGATCGGTGCGGACGGGATCCGCTCGACCATCCGGCGCGCGCTGCTCGACGACGGCGATCCGCGGGTCACCGGCCACACCATCTACCGCAGCCTGGTACCGATGGATGCCGTGCCGCGGACGCTACGGTCCGAGGCGGTGACATTGTGGGCGGGGCCCGGTTGGCATCTGGTCCATTACGCCATCGCGGGCGGCAGCATGCTGAACGTGGCCGCGATCCGCGACGATCGCGCAGCGAATGTCATTGTCGGGCAACCGGTCCCGGATGCCGAGGTGGTGAAGGAATTCGCCGGGCTCACCGGCGTTCCGCGCCGGATTCTCGACCTGGGACGGGAATGGCGGCGCTGGGTGTTGTGCGACCGCAATCCGGTCGCGGACTGGGCTCATGGGCGGGTCGCGCTGCTCGGTGATGCCGCCCACCCGATGCTGAACTACGCGGCGCAGGGTGCGGCGATGGCACTGGAAGATGCGGTGGTGCTCGGTCGTTTGCTGACACCCGGCGGCAATCACGTCGAACGACTGCGCGCCTACAACGGTGCGCGGCGAGAGCGGGCCGCCCGAGCCCAGCTGATCGCGCGGGCGATGGGTGGATTGCTCTACCATCCGGCGGGCGCGGCCGCGCGGTCACGTAACGAACGGCTGCGCGCGATGTCCGCGGATGAGCTGCACGACCGGGTGGCGTGGCTGCACGGGGTGCGGGAGTTCGACGCTCTCGGGGCGCCGATCGTCCCGGAGGCAGCGCTGTCGGCCTCCGGTCCGGGACGGTCGGACTGA
- a CDS encoding isochorismatase family protein, which produces MPTADSLPPNIADWTVEPSRTVLLVHDMQRYFLQFFPQDAEPVRQLIANTAALRERCKALGIPVAYTAQPGDMTVEQRGLLRDFWGPGMSVSPVHRRIVDELAPDDEDWVHTKWRYSAFHRSDLLDRLRAHGRDQLICCGIYAYTGVLMTAVDSYTHDIETFFVADAVADFTEQDHRLAVRYAVSRCAVVTTTADILAALDSSVPTAGGTR; this is translated from the coding sequence ATGCCGACAGCGGACAGCCTGCCGCCCAATATCGCGGACTGGACTGTCGAGCCGAGCCGGACCGTGCTTCTCGTGCACGATATGCAACGCTATTTTCTGCAGTTCTTCCCTCAGGATGCCGAGCCGGTCCGGCAGCTGATCGCCAACACCGCGGCGTTGCGCGAGCGCTGTAAGGCCCTGGGCATCCCGGTGGCGTATACCGCCCAGCCCGGTGACATGACCGTCGAACAACGCGGCCTGTTGCGCGACTTCTGGGGACCGGGGATGTCCGTATCGCCGGTGCATCGCCGGATAGTGGACGAGCTGGCACCCGACGACGAGGACTGGGTGCATACGAAGTGGCGCTACAGTGCGTTCCATCGGTCCGATCTGCTCGATCGTCTTCGGGCACACGGCCGCGACCAGCTCATCTGCTGTGGGATCTACGCCTATACCGGGGTCCTGATGACCGCCGTCGACTCCTACACCCACGACATCGAGACGTTCTTCGTCGCCGATGCGGTCGCCGATTTCACCGAGCAGGACCATCGGCTCGCGGTGCGCTATGCGGTGAGCCGGTGCGCGGTCGTGACCACCACGGCCGACATTCTCGCGGCCCTGGACAGTTCCGTGCCGACAGCCGGGGGAACTCGATGA
- a CDS encoding chorismate-binding protein produces the protein MTSGGVLDRILLPDPPPFALLYRPGQTAGVVDVIVGQVETVESLAGLPLPDFSGSARPEMLAMVPYRQIGERGFAGNDDGTPLLALRVQDWEQRTLAEIFGAVPVVPLRVQGGGFDVSDEDFADTVRRVVSQEIGQGAGANFVVSRCYSAELHEFSPAQALTVFRNLLEREQGTYWTFVVHTGDVTLVGATPERHISVLDGVATMNPISGTYRYPQDGPELDELIDFLGDEKEIDELYMVVDEELKMMARICPSGVRVDGPYLKEMARLAHTEYFISGHTAMDPRDILRTTMFAPTVTGSPLENACRVITRYEPRGRGYYSGVLALMGHHEDGSYALDSSILIRMAEIDRGGRMRVRVGATLVRHSDPLAEAAETRAKAAGLLAAVGSRRLGDHPDVRAALRRRNDHVARFWLGEERTAAAAPALVGRNVLVVDAEDDFTAMLALQLRSFGLTVDVCGSGRPYRIEDYDLVLLGPGPGNPADRDDERVRHLEQTVRRLLDEQRPFLAVCLSHQVLSRVLGFPLRRRETPNQGVQRVLPLFGEQVRVGFYNTFNALSATPVRICDPVGPVEVSRDELTGEVYALRGNGFRSVQFHAESLLSEDGSAILRRMLLELLPVPSIA, from the coding sequence ATGACGAGCGGCGGCGTGCTCGACCGGATTCTGCTCCCGGACCCACCGCCGTTCGCGTTGCTGTACCGGCCGGGGCAGACCGCCGGGGTGGTCGATGTGATCGTCGGCCAGGTCGAGACGGTCGAATCGCTGGCGGGCCTACCGCTGCCGGATTTCTCCGGCAGCGCCCGGCCCGAGATGCTCGCCATGGTGCCCTACCGGCAGATCGGCGAGCGCGGCTTCGCCGGCAACGACGACGGCACGCCGTTGCTGGCGTTGCGGGTGCAGGACTGGGAACAGCGCACGCTCGCGGAGATATTCGGCGCGGTTCCGGTGGTCCCGCTCCGGGTGCAGGGCGGCGGCTTCGATGTCTCCGACGAGGATTTCGCGGACACCGTGCGGCGCGTCGTCTCCCAGGAGATCGGGCAGGGTGCGGGCGCCAATTTCGTTGTCAGCCGGTGCTATTCGGCCGAGCTGCACGAATTCTCGCCGGCGCAGGCGCTCACGGTGTTCCGGAACCTGCTCGAACGCGAGCAGGGCACGTACTGGACGTTCGTCGTCCACACCGGCGACGTGACATTGGTCGGCGCGACGCCGGAACGACACATCAGCGTGCTCGACGGTGTGGCCACCATGAACCCGATCAGCGGCACCTACCGATATCCGCAGGACGGGCCGGAACTGGACGAACTCATCGACTTTCTCGGCGACGAGAAGGAGATCGATGAGCTGTACATGGTGGTCGACGAAGAGCTGAAGATGATGGCTCGGATCTGCCCGTCGGGTGTGCGCGTGGACGGCCCGTATCTGAAGGAGATGGCCAGGCTCGCGCATACCGAGTACTTCATCAGCGGGCACACGGCGATGGATCCGCGAGATATCTTGCGTACCACGATGTTCGCCCCCACGGTCACCGGCAGTCCACTCGAGAACGCCTGTCGCGTGATCACCCGGTACGAGCCGCGGGGCCGCGGCTACTACAGCGGAGTCCTGGCGCTCATGGGCCACCACGAGGACGGTAGTTACGCGCTGGACTCGTCGATCCTGATCCGCATGGCCGAGATCGACCGCGGCGGACGGATGCGGGTTCGTGTCGGGGCCACCCTCGTGCGTCATTCCGACCCGCTCGCCGAGGCGGCCGAAACCCGGGCCAAGGCGGCCGGGCTGCTCGCGGCGGTGGGTTCGCGACGCCTGGGCGACCACCCCGACGTCCGGGCGGCGCTGCGTCGCCGCAATGATCACGTCGCGCGGTTCTGGCTCGGCGAGGAGCGGACGGCCGCCGCGGCGCCCGCGCTGGTCGGCCGCAATGTCCTGGTGGTAGATGCGGAGGACGACTTCACCGCCATGCTGGCCCTCCAGTTGCGGTCGTTCGGGCTGACGGTGGATGTGTGCGGTTCGGGCAGGCCGTATCGCATCGAAGACTACGACCTGGTGTTGCTCGGGCCGGGACCCGGCAATCCGGCCGACCGTGACGACGAGCGCGTGCGTCACCTCGAGCAGACGGTGCGCCGGCTGCTCGACGAGCAGCGTCCCTTCCTCGCGGTATGCCTGAGCCATCAGGTGCTGTCCCGGGTGCTCGGATTCCCGCTGCGCCGGAGGGAAACACCCAACCAGGGCGTCCAGCGGGTGCTGCCGCTGTTCGGCGAGCAGGTCCGCGTCGGCTTCTACAACACCTTCAACGCCCTGTCGGCGACCCCCGTGCGGATCTGCGACCCGGTCGGGCCGGTCGAGGTCAGCCGGGACGAGCTCACCGGCGAAGTCTATGCGTTGCGCGGCAATGGTTTTCGTTCTGTGCAATTCCACGCGGAGTCGCTGCTGAGCGAGGACGGGTCGGCAATCCTGCGGAGAATGCTGCTCGAGCTGCTTCCCGTGCCCTCGATCGCGTGA
- a CDS encoding 2,3-dihydro-2,3-dihydroxybenzoate dehydrogenase produces METREPAGTVALVTGAAGGIGHEIVRHLAAGGASVAAVDNDERRLKEISVQLVGEGLPVAAYPLDVTTSAAVDDGVARIEAELGPIDVLVNAAGVLRHGSATELSDADWANTFAVNTTGVFFVSRAVGARMIPRRRGVVVTITSNAATVPRTGMAAYSASKAAATMLSRCLGLELARYGIRCNSVGPGSTDTAMLRGLWNDGGAERISIDGKPEEFRLGIPLGRIAQPADIANAVGFLVSAAGKHITMQHLTVDGGAGLGA; encoded by the coding sequence ATGGAAACGCGTGAGCCGGCCGGCACGGTCGCTCTGGTGACCGGCGCCGCCGGAGGAATCGGTCACGAGATCGTTCGCCATCTCGCCGCCGGTGGGGCTTCGGTCGCCGCCGTCGACAACGACGAGCGCCGGCTGAAGGAGATCTCCGTGCAGCTGGTCGGGGAGGGTCTTCCGGTGGCCGCCTATCCCCTGGACGTCACCACCAGCGCCGCGGTCGATGACGGCGTCGCCCGGATCGAGGCCGAACTCGGCCCGATCGATGTGCTGGTCAACGCGGCCGGCGTGCTCCGGCACGGCAGCGCGACCGAACTGTCCGACGCGGATTGGGCGAATACGTTCGCGGTCAACACGACCGGTGTGTTCTTCGTCAGCCGCGCGGTCGGCGCGCGGATGATTCCGCGCCGGCGCGGGGTGGTCGTCACCATCACCTCGAATGCGGCGACCGTTCCTCGCACCGGTATGGCGGCCTACAGCGCCTCGAAGGCGGCGGCGACCATGCTCAGCAGATGTCTCGGGCTCGAACTCGCCCGGTACGGCATCCGGTGCAATTCGGTCGGGCCCGGCTCCACCGATACCGCGATGCTGCGAGGTCTGTGGAACGACGGTGGCGCGGAGCGGATCTCGATCGACGGTAAGCCGGAGGAGTTCCGGCTGGGCATTCCGCTCGGCCGAATCGCGCAGCCGGCCGATATCGCGAACGCGGTCGGCTTCCTCGTGTCCGCCGCCGGGAAGCACATCACGATGCAGCACTTGACCGTGGACGGCGGCGCCGGGCTCGGCGCATAG
- a CDS encoding antibiotic biosynthesis monooxygenase has translation MLICLNTIRVKGSTGEYEAVYREGSDYMAAQPGHIRHKLLRSTQDSTLYFSIAEWRDPESFEALDNDRVRAIFDRAKDFIEVESHLCVTVYQGISEGVTADEPR, from the coding sequence GTGCTCATTTGCCTGAACACCATCAGGGTGAAGGGTTCGACCGGCGAGTACGAAGCGGTGTACCGCGAGGGCAGCGACTACATGGCCGCCCAGCCCGGGCATATTCGGCACAAATTGCTTCGCTCGACCCAGGATTCGACCCTGTACTTCAGTATCGCCGAATGGCGGGATCCGGAGTCGTTCGAAGCGTTGGACAACGACCGGGTTCGCGCCATCTTCGATCGAGCGAAGGATTTTATCGAGGTCGAGAGCCACCTGTGCGTGACCGTCTATCAAGGCATTTCCGAGGGCGTCACCGCCGACGAGCCGAGGTGA
- the rfbB gene encoding dTDP-glucose 4,6-dehydratase, with translation MSTLLITGAAGFIGANFVRYWRRTHPGDTVVALDALTYAGNRDNLAGLSSIPFVHGDIRDQELVEEVLRAHRVDVVVNFAAESHNSLAILRPGDFFATNVMGTQALLDAVRRTGVSRFHHISTCEVYGDLDLEDDSAFTESSPYLPRTPYNAAKAGGDHAVRAYRSTYDLPVTITNCSNNYGPYQFPEKVVPLFITRALSGEQLPLYASTRNRREWLHVEDHCRAIDTVLHHGRLGETYNVGSGHEVDIEGIADAVLSGLGLPASLKTIVPDRPSHDRRYLLDSTKLRTELGWAPTVDWPDGIAETIRWYTANEGWWRPLLNRAPIAEGTAWHAEMTR, from the coding sequence TTGTCCACCTTGCTCATCACCGGAGCGGCCGGTTTCATCGGCGCCAACTTCGTCCGATACTGGCGCCGCACCCATCCGGGCGACACCGTCGTGGCCCTCGACGCGCTGACCTATGCCGGTAATCGGGACAACCTCGCCGGCCTGTCCTCGATCCCGTTCGTGCACGGCGACATTCGCGATCAGGAGCTGGTCGAAGAGGTTCTGCGTGCACACCGGGTCGATGTGGTGGTCAATTTCGCCGCGGAGTCGCACAACAGCCTGGCCATTCTGCGGCCCGGGGACTTCTTCGCCACGAATGTGATGGGTACTCAGGCGCTGCTGGACGCCGTCCGCAGGACCGGGGTCTCGCGGTTCCACCACATCTCGACCTGCGAGGTGTACGGCGACCTCGATCTGGAGGACGACAGCGCCTTCACCGAGAGTTCTCCGTACCTGCCGCGCACGCCGTACAACGCCGCGAAGGCCGGCGGCGACCATGCGGTGCGCGCGTACCGGTCGACCTACGACCTACCGGTTACCATCACCAACTGCTCCAACAACTACGGGCCGTACCAGTTCCCGGAAAAGGTTGTCCCGCTGTTCATCACGCGCGCCCTGTCCGGTGAGCAGCTGCCGCTGTACGCCTCCACTCGCAACCGGCGGGAATGGCTGCACGTCGAAGATCACTGCCGGGCCATCGACACGGTGCTGCACCACGGACGCCTCGGCGAGACCTACAACGTGGGTAGCGGACACGAGGTCGACATCGAAGGGATCGCCGACGCGGTGCTGTCCGGGCTCGGCCTGCCCGCCTCCCTCAAGACGATCGTGCCCGACCGGCCCTCGCACGACCGGCGCTATCTGCTGGACTCCACCAAACTGCGTACCGAGCTGGGCTGGGCACCGACCGTCGACTGGCCGGACGGGATCGCCGAAACGATCCGCTGGTATACGGCCAACGAGGGCTGGTGGCGACCGCTGCTGAACCGGGCGCCCATCGCCGAGGGCACCGCCTGGCATGCCGAAATGACCCGCTGA
- a CDS encoding FAD-binding oxidoreductase, with the protein MRDSDVAGLRAEVSGAVLLPGAPGYSAEAACFEQSVEHHPALIVAADGPADVMAAVRFAAAHGLTVAVQSTGHGVGPAATDAVLVSTRRMNDARVDPEAGTAWVSAGTSWRTVLDLAAPYDLAPLAGSAPQVGAVGYTLGGGMGALSRRYGFAADHVRALEVVTADGSPRRVSPTADPELFWALRGGRGNFGIVTGMTMDLFPVAELYGGGLYFAGEQLAEVLHAYRRWAVETPEEMSSSLALLPFPDLPPIPAPLRGRYIAHIRIAYAGDSGKGESVVRPLRNIAIPLLDTVTTIPYAEVGRIHADPEEPAPTRNQSTQLRELDEAAAETLLSLITPTLDALFAVEIRHLGGALARPPVRPSAVARTLGAFQLYVVSKLDGERDDRIRAAQEHLFETMAPWDTGRKTLNFLSGTTNRSPEAVRAAYEESDYTRLARLKARYDPDNMFRVNHNIPPSSKELPCPPCSSPERPVSSAPTSSDTGAAPIRATPSWPSTR; encoded by the coding sequence ATGAGAGACAGCGACGTTGCCGGCCTGCGTGCGGAGGTGTCCGGAGCGGTCCTGCTGCCGGGTGCGCCGGGATACTCGGCCGAAGCGGCGTGCTTCGAGCAGTCCGTGGAACATCATCCGGCACTGATCGTCGCCGCCGACGGACCCGCCGACGTGATGGCCGCGGTGCGTTTCGCGGCCGCGCACGGACTGACGGTCGCCGTGCAGTCCACCGGCCACGGGGTCGGACCGGCCGCGACGGATGCGGTGCTGGTGAGCACCCGGCGGATGAACGACGCGCGGGTCGACCCGGAGGCGGGAACCGCCTGGGTGTCCGCCGGGACCAGCTGGCGTACGGTGCTCGATCTCGCCGCGCCGTACGACCTTGCGCCCCTTGCCGGTTCGGCGCCACAGGTCGGCGCGGTGGGTTATACGCTCGGCGGCGGCATGGGTGCGCTGTCGCGGCGCTACGGGTTCGCCGCCGATCACGTGCGCGCCCTCGAGGTGGTCACCGCCGACGGATCGCCGCGGCGAGTATCGCCCACAGCCGACCCCGAGCTGTTCTGGGCGCTGCGCGGCGGACGCGGCAATTTCGGCATCGTGACGGGGATGACGATGGACCTGTTTCCCGTGGCCGAATTATACGGCGGCGGACTGTATTTCGCGGGCGAGCAGCTCGCGGAGGTGTTACACGCCTACCGGCGCTGGGCGGTCGAGACACCCGAGGAGATGTCCTCCTCGCTGGCGCTTCTCCCGTTTCCGGACCTGCCGCCGATTCCCGCCCCGCTGCGCGGGCGGTACATCGCACACATCCGAATCGCCTACGCCGGGGACTCGGGCAAGGGCGAGAGTGTGGTTCGGCCGCTGCGGAATATCGCGATACCGTTGCTGGACACCGTCACCACGATTCCCTATGCCGAGGTCGGCCGCATCCACGCCGACCCCGAGGAGCCGGCGCCCACCCGCAATCAGTCCACCCAGCTGCGGGAGTTGGACGAGGCCGCGGCGGAGACCCTCCTGTCGCTGATCACGCCGACCCTCGATGCGTTGTTCGCGGTGGAGATCCGGCACCTCGGCGGAGCCCTCGCTCGGCCGCCCGTGCGGCCGAGCGCGGTCGCCCGCACGCTGGGGGCCTTTCAGCTCTATGTGGTGTCGAAACTGGACGGCGAACGCGACGACCGGATCCGGGCCGCCCAGGAGCATCTGTTCGAGACGATGGCCCCGTGGGATACGGGGCGCAAGACGCTCAATTTTCTCTCCGGTACCACGAACCGATCGCCCGAAGCCGTTCGCGCTGCCTACGAGGAATCGGACTACACGCGTCTGGCCCGGCTGAAGGCGCGCTACGACCCGGACAACATGTTCCGGGTGAACCACAATATTCCGCCGTCATCGAAGGAGCTGCCTTGTCCACCTTGCTCATCACCGGAGCGGCCGGTTTCATCGGCGCCAACTTCGTCCGATACTGGCGCCGCACCCATCCGGGCGACACCGTCGTGGCCCTCGACGCGCTGA
- a CDS encoding LLM class flavin-dependent oxidoreductase, with amino-acid sequence MKIGIAHTTLLEDDGSIPDPAEVARHLEGLGLDSMWASDHLAWGTPILESTLALAAAAGVTERIELGFSVMQLALRPIAWAAKQIGTLQTLSAARVQLGVGIGGYPADEWPAAGQSLIGRARRTDAALRVLPDLLVGKPTELPGVSGSAVTLRPGAPMPPIWIGGDSEAALRRAARFGDGWLPASITLPRLRAGRDRLEQLSGPEGRPAPVTGISVFGTLNAHLGGMSRAALVDMMAGGWGFDRDVAEAAVLSGTPDAVAERLAAYRDCGVEHVVVCPLGNSWRRQCELLTEAVSLLG; translated from the coding sequence GTGAAAATTGGTATCGCGCACACCACGCTGCTCGAGGACGACGGCTCGATCCCGGACCCCGCCGAGGTGGCGCGCCACCTCGAGGGGCTCGGGCTGGATTCGATGTGGGCCAGCGACCACCTCGCCTGGGGCACGCCGATCCTGGAGTCCACGCTGGCGCTGGCCGCCGCGGCCGGTGTCACGGAGCGAATCGAACTCGGGTTTTCCGTCATGCAGCTGGCCCTGCGCCCGATCGCCTGGGCGGCAAAACAGATCGGCACGCTACAGACACTCTCCGCGGCGCGGGTGCAGCTGGGCGTCGGCATCGGTGGATACCCGGCCGACGAATGGCCGGCCGCCGGGCAGTCGCTGATCGGCCGGGCCCGCCGCACCGACGCCGCGCTGCGCGTGCTGCCCGATCTGCTGGTCGGCAAGCCGACCGAGCTGCCCGGTGTATCGGGGTCCGCGGTGACGCTCCGGCCCGGTGCGCCGATGCCGCCGATCTGGATCGGTGGCGACTCGGAGGCGGCACTGCGGCGGGCGGCCCGGTTCGGTGACGGCTGGTTGCCCGCGTCGATCACGTTGCCGCGGTTGCGCGCCGGCCGCGATCGCCTCGAGCAGCTCAGCGGGCCGGAAGGCCGCCCGGCGCCGGTCACCGGTATCTCCGTCTTCGGGACTCTGAACGCTCACCTGGGCGGAATGAGCCGGGCGGCGCTGGTGGACATGATGGCCGGCGGATGGGGTTTCGACCGGGATGTGGCCGAAGCCGCGGTGCTCAGCGGCACCCCGGACGCGGTCGCGGAACGCCTTGCCGCATATCGCGATTGCGGCGTCGAGCACGTCGTTGTCTGCCCGCTCGGCAACTCCTGGCGACGCCAGTGCGAGTTGCTGACCGAGGCCGTGTCCCTGCTGGGCTGA
- a CDS encoding NADPH-dependent FMN reductase, whose amino-acid sequence MASDQFRVALICGSVREGRFGPTAASWMQNRIEQRPEMKLDTIDVADLSLPLTQQAKPVPSGEYDSPDVRAWAARVGAADAFVVVTPEYNHGYPAALKLAIDSINPEWRGKPVGFVSYGGISGGLRAVEQLRPVFAELRAVTIRETISFAQFWTCFDDNGIPRNAQALEAAADTLLDELSWWARALRQARNTMDYPGV is encoded by the coding sequence ATGGCGTCCGATCAGTTCCGGGTCGCACTCATCTGCGGCAGCGTACGGGAGGGACGGTTCGGCCCGACCGCCGCGTCCTGGATGCAGAACCGCATCGAACAGCGCCCGGAGATGAAGCTCGACACGATCGATGTGGCAGACCTGTCACTGCCGCTGACCCAGCAGGCGAAGCCGGTGCCGTCCGGGGAGTACGACTCGCCGGATGTCCGCGCCTGGGCGGCGCGCGTCGGCGCGGCGGACGCCTTCGTGGTCGTCACCCCGGAGTACAACCACGGTTATCCCGCCGCGCTCAAGCTCGCCATCGACTCGATCAATCCGGAGTGGCGGGGGAAGCCGGTAGGCTTCGTCAGCTACGGCGGGATCTCCGGTGGGCTGCGCGCGGTGGAACAGCTGCGCCCGGTCTTCGCCGAACTGCGCGCCGTGACGATCCGGGAAACGATCAGCTTCGCGCAGTTCTGGACCTGCTTCGACGACAACGGAATTCCGAGGAACGCCCAGGCACTCGAGGCGGCCGCCGACACCTTGCTCGACGAACTGTCCTGGTGGGCACGGGCCCTGCGCCAGGCCCGGAACACGATGGACTACCCCGGCGTCTGA